One window of Mediterraneibacter gnavus ATCC 29149 genomic DNA carries:
- a CDS encoding acyl-[acyl-carrier-protein] thioesterase: MYTFDSRVRYSEIDHTGNMTLPALINYFQDCSTFQSEDIGLGTEVLKAKKKAWILSYWQIVIERLPALGERITAGTFATEFKGLYGNRNFVLDDARGNRLAYANSVWVFMDMEKGRPARPEPEDVLPYGSEPALEMEYEDRKIRLPENLEEKPSFPVRKYHIDTNEHVNNCQYVQMALEVLPEETRVRQIRVEYKKSAVLGDVIFPKVAREENRIVTELCDENGKPYAVIEIK, translated from the coding sequence ATGTACACATTTGACAGCAGAGTAAGATACAGTGAGATCGATCATACCGGGAATATGACCCTGCCGGCACTGATTAATTATTTTCAGGACTGCAGTACGTTTCAGTCTGAGGATATCGGGTTGGGCACAGAGGTGTTAAAGGCAAAGAAAAAAGCATGGATTTTGTCTTACTGGCAGATCGTGATCGAACGTCTGCCGGCATTGGGAGAGCGTATTACAGCAGGAACCTTTGCGACGGAATTTAAAGGCTTGTATGGAAACCGGAATTTTGTGCTCGATGATGCCCGGGGAAACCGGCTTGCGTATGCCAATTCTGTGTGGGTGTTTATGGATATGGAAAAAGGAAGACCGGCAAGACCTGAGCCGGAAGATGTACTTCCATATGGATCAGAGCCTGCGCTTGAGATGGAGTATGAAGACAGAAAGATCCGTCTTCCGGAAAATCTGGAGGAAAAACCATCGTTTCCGGTGAGGAAGTATCACATTGATACCAACGAGCATGTGAATAACTGTCAGTATGTACAGATGGCTCTGGAGGTTTTGCCGGAAGAGACAAGAGTCCGCCAGATCCGGGTGGAATACAAGAAATCAGCAGTTCTTGGAGATGTGATCTTTCCGAAAGTGGCAAGAGAGGAAAATCGTATTGTGACAGAATTGTGCGATGAAAACGGAAAACCGTATGCAGTGATTGAAATCAAGTAA
- the ispE gene encoding 4-(cytidine 5'-diphospho)-2-C-methyl-D-erythritol kinase, giving the protein MKQIELKALAKINLGLDVLGRRENGYHDVRMIMQSVYLYDDVVIVRKDLPGIEVETNLHFLPTDENNIAYKAAAMLMEEFKLPGGVRIVLNKHIPVAAGMAGGSSNAAAVLFGMNKMFRLGLSQRSLMERGVRLGADVPYCIMRGTVLAEGIGEELTTLPALPACTVLIAKPPISVSTKVVYEALDAKEIVDHPDIDGIIRGLETGSLSEIAAHMGNVLEDVTIGMYPVIEKIKDEMKKAGALNAMMSGSGPTVFGIFESRAAARRAQEQIRRKALAKQVYVTNVHGARRT; this is encoded by the coding sequence ATGAAACAGATAGAATTAAAGGCACTTGCCAAGATCAATCTGGGACTGGACGTACTGGGAAGAAGAGAAAATGGATATCATGATGTGCGGATGATCATGCAGTCCGTTTATCTGTATGATGATGTTGTGATCGTGAGAAAGGATCTGCCGGGCATAGAAGTGGAGACGAATCTGCATTTTCTGCCGACGGATGAAAATAATATCGCGTATAAGGCGGCAGCCATGCTGATGGAAGAATTTAAGCTTCCGGGCGGCGTCAGGATTGTTTTGAACAAGCACATTCCCGTAGCGGCAGGTATGGCAGGGGGGAGTTCCAATGCAGCGGCAGTTTTGTTTGGGATGAACAAGATGTTCCGTTTGGGCTTAAGTCAGAGATCTCTGATGGAGAGAGGTGTCCGTCTGGGAGCAGATGTTCCGTATTGTATTATGAGAGGAACGGTACTGGCAGAGGGAATTGGAGAGGAGCTGACTACACTTCCTGCACTTCCGGCGTGTACGGTACTGATCGCAAAACCGCCGATCAGTGTTTCTACCAAAGTGGTATATGAGGCACTGGATGCAAAAGAGATCGTGGATCATCCGGACATAGACGGGATCATCCGGGGGCTGGAGACGGGGTCTCTTTCCGAGATTGCCGCTCATATGGGCAATGTGCTGGAGGATGTCACGATTGGGATGTATCCGGTCATTGAAAAGATTAAGGATGAGATGAAAAAAGCAGGTGCGCTCAATGCGATGATGAGCGGGAGCGGTCCTACCGTATTCGGGATTTTTGAAAGCCGTGCGGCAGCGCGCAGAGCGCAGGAGCAGATCCGCAGGAAGGCACTGGCAAAACAGGTATATGTGACAAATGTGCATGGCGCAAGGAGGACATAA
- a CDS encoding DNA polymerase III subunit alpha codes for MSFAHLHVHTEYSLLDGSNKIKEYVSRVKELGMNSAAITDHGVMYGVIDFYREARKQGIKPILGCEVYVAPNSRFDRETAGGESRYHHLVLLAENNTGYANLMKIVSRGFTEGYYYKPRVDKDLLRQYHEGIIALSACLAGEVQRYLSRGLTEEAKKVALEYQDIFGKGNFFLEMQDHGIPEQQLVNQRQIQLSKETGIELVVTNDIHYTYAEDAKPHDILLCIQTGKKLDDENRMRYEGGQYYVKSPQEMEALFPYAKQALENTQKIANRCEVEIEFGVTKLPKYDVPDGMTSWEYLNKLCWEGLEKHYGEPSRELKERLRYELDTIRNMGYVDYFLIVWDFIKYAKDHGIAVGPGRGSAAGSIVSYCLEITNIDPIRYQLLFERFLNPERVTMPDIDVDFCFERRQEVIDYVVRKYGKDRVVQIVTFGTLAARGVIRDVGRVMDLPYAFVDSIAKMIPQELNITIDKALQMNPELRKTYENDPQVKLLIDMCKRLEGLPRHSSMHAAGVVIGQREIDDFVPLSRASDGSITTQFTMTTLEELGLLKMDFLGLRTLTVIQNAVQLAKSKNPELDMDQIDYNDKQVLSYIGTGKTDGIFQLESGGMKGFMKELKPNSLEDIIAGISLYRPGPMDFIPQYIRGKNDAGSITYDCPQLEPILAPTYGCIVYQEQVMQIVRDLAGYTLGRSDLLRRAMSKKKGDVMQKERQIFVYGDEENGVPGCIKNGIDEKTANKIYDEMIDFAKYAFNKSHAAAYAVVSYQTAYLKYYYPVEYMAALMTSVIENPSKVAEYIYACRQMNIQILSPDINRGIGNFSVDGNNIRYGLAAIKSIGRPVIAAIIEDRDEFGPFKNLEDFISRMSFKDGLNKRAIEHLIKSGALDCLGGTRKQFMSIYVQIVDHVNQEKKYAMTGQMTLFDMVGEEEKEQFEIKLPDVGEYSKENLLAFEKEVLGAYLSGHPLQEYEDKWRKSISATTLDFQPDEETGRAKVHDGTREIVGGMITAKTIKHTKTNQMMAFLSLEDLVGTVEVIVFPRDYEKNREYLEIDKKIFVKGRVSEEEERPSKLICETIIPFEQTKKELWVQFSDKEDFLRNEHILYGYLADSEGDDEVVIYCQKERAIKRLPRNRNIRIGQEVLSRLMNHYGEKRVKVVEKSIDKGI; via the coding sequence ATGAGTTTTGCGCATTTACACGTCCATACGGAGTACAGTCTTTTGGACGGTTCCAACAAAATAAAAGAATATGTATCCAGAGTTAAAGAACTGGGCATGAACAGTGCTGCGATCACGGACCACGGGGTTATGTACGGTGTGATCGATTTTTACAGGGAAGCCAGAAAGCAGGGAATCAAGCCGATTCTCGGCTGTGAAGTTTATGTGGCGCCGAATTCCCGGTTTGACCGTGAGACTGCCGGTGGAGAGAGCAGATATCATCATCTGGTACTTCTGGCAGAAAACAATACGGGATATGCCAATCTGATGAAGATCGTTTCCAGAGGATTTACAGAAGGGTATTATTATAAGCCCCGTGTGGATAAGGATCTTCTGCGTCAGTATCACGAGGGAATCATTGCCTTAAGTGCCTGTCTTGCGGGGGAGGTACAGCGGTATCTGAGCCGGGGACTTACCGAAGAGGCGAAGAAGGTGGCGCTGGAGTATCAGGATATTTTCGGAAAAGGAAATTTCTTTCTGGAAATGCAGGATCACGGGATCCCGGAGCAGCAGCTTGTAAACCAGAGACAGATCCAGCTTTCTAAGGAGACAGGGATCGAGCTTGTTGTGACCAATGATATCCATTATACGTACGCGGAAGATGCGAAGCCTCATGATATCCTGCTCTGTATTCAGACCGGGAAGAAGCTGGACGATGAGAACAGGATGCGGTATGAGGGCGGCCAGTATTATGTAAAGTCCCCTCAGGAGATGGAAGCGCTGTTTCCATATGCAAAACAGGCACTGGAGAATACGCAGAAGATTGCAAACCGGTGTGAGGTAGAGATTGAATTCGGAGTCACAAAGCTGCCAAAGTATGATGTGCCGGACGGCATGACTTCCTGGGAGTATTTGAACAAGTTATGCTGGGAAGGACTTGAAAAGCATTATGGAGAGCCTTCCAGGGAGCTGAAAGAACGGCTGCGCTATGAGCTGGATACGATCCGCAACATGGGATATGTAGATTATTTCCTCATTGTATGGGATTTTATCAAATATGCCAAAGATCACGGGATCGCAGTAGGACCGGGGCGTGGCTCCGCAGCGGGAAGTATTGTTTCTTATTGTCTGGAGATCACAAATATCGACCCGATCCGGTATCAGCTTCTGTTTGAGCGTTTTCTCAACCCGGAGCGTGTGACCATGCCCGATATCGACGTGGATTTCTGCTTCGAGAGACGGCAGGAGGTGATCGACTATGTTGTGCGTAAGTATGGAAAAGACCGGGTAGTCCAGATCGTGACGTTTGGTACGCTGGCTGCCAGAGGTGTGATCCGTGATGTGGGACGCGTGATGGATCTTCCGTATGCATTTGTGGATTCGATTGCCAAGATGATTCCGCAGGAACTCAATATCACGATTGATAAAGCACTGCAGATGAATCCGGAATTACGTAAAACATATGAAAATGATCCGCAGGTAAAACTGTTGATCGACATGTGCAAACGACTGGAAGGACTGCCGCGCCACAGCTCCATGCATGCGGCAGGGGTTGTGATCGGTCAGAGAGAAATTGATGATTTTGTTCCCCTTTCAAGAGCTTCTGACGGCTCGATCACAACTCAGTTTACAATGACCACTCTGGAAGAACTGGGACTTTTAAAAATGGACTTCCTGGGACTTCGGACGCTGACTGTGATCCAGAATGCGGTGCAGCTTGCAAAAAGCAAAAATCCGGAACTTGATATGGATCAGATTGACTATAACGACAAACAGGTACTTTCTTATATCGGAACCGGTAAGACCGATGGAATCTTCCAGCTGGAGAGCGGCGGAATGAAAGGCTTCATGAAAGAGCTCAAGCCAAACAGTCTGGAGGATATTATTGCCGGTATTTCCCTGTACCGTCCGGGTCCGATGGACTTTATCCCACAGTATATCCGGGGAAAAAATGATGCAGGATCGATCACCTATGACTGTCCGCAGCTGGAGCCGATTCTGGCGCCTACTTACGGATGTATTGTCTATCAGGAGCAGGTTATGCAGATCGTGCGTGACCTTGCCGGATACACACTGGGACGAAGCGATCTTCTTCGCCGTGCCATGTCCAAGAAAAAGGGCGATGTGATGCAGAAAGAGCGCCAGATCTTTGTCTATGGAGATGAGGAGAACGGTGTGCCGGGCTGTATTAAAAATGGAATTGATGAAAAGACAGCCAATAAGATCTATGATGAAATGATCGATTTTGCGAAGTATGCATTCAACAAATCCCATGCGGCGGCCTATGCGGTTGTTTCCTATCAGACAGCATACCTGAAATATTATTATCCGGTGGAATACATGGCAGCACTGATGACTTCTGTGATTGAAAATCCGTCCAAAGTGGCAGAATATATTTATGCCTGCCGGCAGATGAATATTCAGATTCTGTCACCGGATATTAACCGCGGGATCGGCAACTTTTCGGTAGACGGCAACAACATCCGGTACGGACTGGCGGCCATCAAGAGCATTGGAAGACCGGTGATCGCTGCGATCATAGAAGATCGGGATGAGTTTGGGCCGTTTAAAAATCTGGAAGATTTTATCAGTCGGATGTCATTCAAGGATGGACTGAATAAACGGGCAATTGAGCATTTGATCAAATCAGGTGCGCTGGACTGCCTGGGAGGCACGAGAAAGCAGTTTATGAGCATTTATGTTCAGATCGTCGATCACGTCAATCAGGAAAAGAAATATGCCATGACCGGTCAGATGACACTGTTTGATATGGTGGGTGAGGAAGAAAAAGAGCAGTTTGAAATCAAACTGCCGGATGTCGGGGAGTATTCGAAAGAGAATCTGCTGGCGTTTGAAAAGGAAGTGCTGGGAGCCTACTTAAGCGGACATCCATTGCAGGAGTATGAGGACAAATGGAGAAAATCCATTTCAGCCACCACACTGGATTTCCAGCCGGATGAAGAGACAGGCCGGGCAAAGGTACATGACGGAACGAGGGAGATCGTAGGCGGCATGATTACCGCAAAAACGATCAAGCATACAAAGACAAATCAGATGATGGCATTTTTGTCTCTGGAAGACCTGGTGGGAACGGTAGAGGTGATCGTCTTCCCGCGGGACTATGAAAAAAACAGAGAGTATCTGGAGATTGATAAAAAAATCTTTGTAAAGGGAAGAGTATCCGAGGAAGAGGAGCGGCCGAGCAAGCTAATCTGTGAGACGATCATTCCGTTTGAGCAGACCAAAAAAGAGCTGTGGGTGCAGTTTTCAGATAAAGAAGATTTTCTGCGAAATGAGCATATTTTATATGGATACCTGGCAGACTCGGAAGGAGATGACGAGGTTGTGATCTATTGTCAGAAAGAGCGGGCGATCAAGCGGCTTCCGAGAAACAGAAACATTCGGATCGGCCAGGAAGTATTGAGCAGATTGATGAATCATTACGGGGAAAAGCGAGTAAAAGTCGTAGAAAAATCTATTGATAAAGGAATATAA
- a CDS encoding GntR family transcriptional regulator — MEPKLEVTMDEYLPLRDVVFKTLRQAILRGELKPGERLMEIKLANKLGVSRTPIREAIRKLELEGLVLMIPRRGAEVAEITEKSLNDVLEVRKALEELAVQLACERMDEEGLEALKKAAKEFEESLGSEDVTRIAEADVAYHDIICRSTDNQRLMQLLNNFREQMYRYRVEYLKKKECYPQLLREHQAIIEAIEKSNKETASEIMGQHIENQVTAVTDSLRHK, encoded by the coding sequence ATGGAACCGAAATTAGAAGTGACAATGGATGAATATCTTCCGCTTCGGGATGTGGTATTTAAGACACTCAGGCAGGCGATCCTGCGCGGAGAATTAAAGCCGGGAGAGCGTTTGATGGAGATCAAGCTGGCCAATAAGCTGGGGGTGAGCCGCACACCGATCCGGGAGGCGATCCGCAAGCTGGAGCTGGAAGGTCTCGTGCTGATGATCCCAAGACGCGGAGCAGAAGTCGCAGAGATCACGGAGAAAAGTCTGAATGATGTGCTGGAAGTCAGAAAGGCACTGGAAGAGCTTGCAGTTCAGCTGGCTTGTGAGCGGATGGATGAAGAAGGACTCGAAGCGTTGAAGAAAGCGGCGAAGGAGTTTGAAGAATCTCTGGGAAGTGAGGATGTGACCAGAATCGCAGAGGCTGATGTGGCATATCATGATATTATCTGTCGTTCTACAGACAATCAGAGGCTGATGCAGCTTTTGAATAATTTCAGAGAACAGATGTACCGCTACAGAGTAGAGTATCTCAAGAAGAAAGAATGTTATCCGCAGCTTTTGAGAGAGCATCAGGCGATCATCGAGGCGATCGAGAAGAGTAATAAAGAGACAGCATCTGAGATCATGGGACAGCATATTGAGAATCAGGTGACTGCAGTGACAGATTCATTGAGACATAAGTAA
- a CDS encoding S1 RNA-binding domain-containing protein, translating into MKLGEKQVLTVVKIVDFGVYLGNDEERVLLPKKQVPEGIEPGDPVEVFLYRDSSDRLIATTNEPKLTMGHLAVLEVADTGKMGAFLEWGLEKDLFLPFKEQTAKVQKGDKCLVALYVDKSGRLCATMKVYHMLRTDSPYQKDDQVKGIVYDRSDEFGVFVAVDHQFSARIPKKDVFGKIRIGDEIEARVTNVKEDGKLDLSVRGKIPQQMDADAELILKRIQSYDGVLPFNDKADPDTIKAEFGMSKAAFKRAVGRLLKENRVKIFPDSIRIR; encoded by the coding sequence ATGAAATTAGGAGAAAAGCAGGTTTTAACTGTTGTAAAGATTGTAGATTTTGGTGTGTATCTGGGAAATGATGAAGAACGTGTACTTCTTCCGAAAAAGCAGGTACCGGAAGGAATTGAACCGGGGGATCCGGTGGAAGTATTTTTGTACCGGGATTCATCTGACCGTCTGATCGCGACGACGAATGAGCCGAAGCTGACTATGGGACATCTGGCAGTTCTGGAAGTGGCAGATACAGGAAAGATGGGAGCTTTTCTGGAATGGGGACTGGAAAAAGATCTGTTCCTTCCATTTAAAGAACAGACAGCAAAGGTACAGAAAGGAGATAAGTGCCTTGTTGCATTGTACGTAGACAAGAGCGGAAGACTCTGCGCCACCATGAAAGTTTATCATATGCTGCGTACAGACTCGCCGTATCAGAAAGACGATCAGGTAAAAGGAATTGTATACGACAGAAGTGATGAGTTTGGAGTTTTTGTTGCGGTGGATCATCAGTTTTCTGCAAGAATCCCGAAAAAGGATGTTTTTGGAAAAATCCGCATCGGTGATGAGATCGAAGCGCGTGTGACAAATGTAAAGGAAGATGGAAAGCTGGATTTAAGTGTCAGAGGGAAGATTCCGCAGCAGATGGATGCAGATGCAGAACTGATCTTGAAAAGAATCCAGTCTTATGACGGAGTACTGCCGTTTAATGACAAGGCAGATCCGGATACGATCAAGGCAGAGTTTGGTATGAGCAAGGCTGCATTTAAGCGTGCCGTCGGAAGACTGCTGAAAGAAAACCGCGTAAAAATCTTTCCGGACAGTATCCGAATTCGCTAA
- a CDS encoding stage II sporulation protein R gives MKFSNQNRNRIIALLSMLAAGILIGQIFSTAERTVQAKVQKELADEVLRFHVLANSDSTLDQEMKLCVRNEILEFLQTEMPTGAGAEATKEWVRSHCDEIEQTAEKCLTEKGYDDPVNAAVTTTHFPEKKYQDMTFPAGNYEALRVEIGSAKGHNWWGMLYPELAFWDAVHTVNEETKSERDGILLSEEEKKPEKVKFRFYLQEIFQK, from the coding sequence ATGAAATTTTCAAATCAGAACAGGAACAGAATCATTGCATTGCTGTCCATGCTGGCAGCGGGAATTCTGATCGGACAGATCTTTAGTACAGCAGAGAGAACAGTACAGGCAAAGGTACAAAAGGAACTGGCAGATGAGGTGCTCAGATTTCATGTGCTGGCAAACAGTGACAGTACCCTGGATCAGGAGATGAAGCTGTGTGTACGCAATGAGATTTTGGAATTTCTGCAGACCGAGATGCCAACAGGTGCAGGCGCAGAAGCGACAAAAGAGTGGGTGCGTTCCCACTGTGATGAAATTGAGCAGACTGCAGAAAAGTGCCTTACAGAAAAGGGATACGATGATCCGGTCAATGCGGCTGTGACAACCACCCATTTTCCGGAAAAGAAGTATCAGGATATGACATTTCCGGCAGGAAATTACGAAGCACTCCGTGTGGAGATCGGAAGTGCCAAAGGTCACAACTGGTGGGGAATGCTCTATCCGGAACTGGCATTTTGGGATGCAGTGCATACGGTAAATGAGGAGACGAAAAGTGAGAGAGACGGGATCCTGTTGTCAGAGGAAGAAAAAAAGCCGGAGAAAGTAAAATTTCGCTTTTACCTGCAGGAGATATTTCAAAAATAA
- a CDS encoding DUF3794 and LysM peptidoglycan-binding domain-containing protein yields MELIQKTIRYNQEGKKTFDQFYLDEDYNVPDAKQDVRRIIKGQGTVKIEDVKLVENYVRISGKLYFQILYVTDQGEPMPAVLDGKIPFEEMVYTEGEERTQYFVRNIRVEFGTTLVHSRKISIRAMIEMEVGCENLIEEETAVDLESSASIYKKQKPVNLLKLHTAKKDTYRIKEEITIPGTKESIGQVLLTDITGRKLEVRAAQDELLLRGELQIFCMYLSEEGKTDWLEQSVPYEGRIECSGATEGMYYDVQHALEDTLADVRMDEDGEMRIIGIEGTVSLRINLYEEEELNLLEDLYSLEQKVSYQTREAVYEELLLQNQSKCKIVENLSLPELKDDVLQICHSSGSVQIEHVETRAEKQGGILIEGILHVSFLYLKADDALPFGNWQGMVPFSYLLECPDMPKDVRYQLSNRVEQISVTMTGSDSVEVKAVLDFDVFLRKEVPMQVITEVSLEETDREELAKKPGIVGYMVKSGDDLWTLAKQYMTTEESIRQINHLENGKIKPGDKLIICKEIGM; encoded by the coding sequence ATGGAGCTGATACAGAAAACAATCCGTTATAATCAGGAAGGAAAAAAAACATTTGACCAGTTTTATCTGGACGAAGATTACAATGTTCCGGATGCAAAGCAGGATGTGCGGCGTATCATCAAGGGACAGGGAACTGTCAAGATCGAGGATGTCAAGCTGGTGGAAAATTATGTGCGGATTTCCGGAAAGCTGTATTTCCAGATTTTGTATGTGACGGATCAGGGAGAGCCGATGCCGGCAGTACTGGATGGCAAGATTCCGTTTGAAGAAATGGTGTACACGGAGGGAGAAGAGCGCACCCAGTATTTTGTCCGGAATATCCGGGTAGAGTTCGGTACGACCCTGGTACACTCCAGAAAGATCAGTATCCGCGCGATGATTGAGATGGAAGTCGGATGTGAAAATCTCATTGAAGAAGAGACGGCGGTGGATCTGGAGAGCAGTGCTTCTATTTACAAGAAGCAGAAACCGGTGAATCTCTTAAAGCTGCATACTGCGAAAAAGGATACATACCGCATCAAAGAAGAAATTACGATCCCCGGAACAAAAGAGAGCATCGGTCAGGTGCTTCTGACGGATATTACAGGGCGCAAGCTGGAAGTGCGGGCAGCACAGGATGAACTGCTTCTGCGGGGAGAACTGCAGATTTTCTGTATGTATCTCTCAGAAGAAGGAAAGACCGACTGGCTGGAGCAGAGTGTTCCTTATGAGGGACGAATCGAATGCAGCGGGGCGACAGAAGGGATGTATTATGATGTGCAGCACGCGCTGGAAGATACACTGGCAGATGTACGGATGGATGAGGACGGAGAGATGCGCATCATCGGGATTGAGGGAACCGTAAGTCTTCGGATCAATCTGTATGAAGAGGAAGAGCTGAATCTTCTGGAAGATCTGTACTCTCTGGAACAGAAAGTTTCGTATCAGACAAGAGAGGCAGTCTATGAAGAATTGCTTTTACAGAATCAGTCCAAATGCAAGATTGTAGAAAACCTGTCGCTTCCGGAGCTGAAAGACGATGTTCTGCAGATCTGTCACAGCTCGGGAAGTGTGCAGATCGAACATGTGGAGACAAGAGCGGAAAAACAGGGGGGAATCCTGATTGAAGGAATCCTGCATGTGTCATTTTTGTATCTGAAAGCGGATGATGCGCTTCCGTTTGGAAACTGGCAGGGAATGGTTCCGTTTTCTTATCTGCTGGAATGTCCGGATATGCCAAAAGACGTGCGGTATCAGTTATCCAACCGAGTGGAACAGATTTCAGTGACCATGACTGGCAGTGATTCAGTAGAAGTAAAGGCAGTTCTGGATTTTGATGTATTTTTAAGAAAAGAAGTGCCGATGCAGGTCATCACAGAAGTGTCTCTGGAGGAAACAGACCGGGAGGAACTGGCGAAAAAACCGGGGATCGTAGGGTATATGGTAAAATCCGGGGATGATCTGTGGACGCTGGCAAAACAATATATGACGACCGAGGAGAGTATCCGTCAGATCAACCATCTCGAAAATGGAAAAATCAAACCGGGCGATAAGCTCATCATCTGTAAAGAGATCGGAATGTAG
- a CDS encoding cation diffusion facilitator family transporter, protein MTEFLVRHFVKDYEAVEKSAVRTAYGVLASMVGIVCNVFLFLVKFIVGLLLHSVSVTADAFNNLSDAASSIISFIGVKMAGKPADKEHPFGHGRIEYIAALIVSFLVLEVGFTFLKDSVSKIRTPETLNFQLISVVILILSIGVKLWLGVFNKKLGKKIDSKVMMAVFTDSMGDVITTSATILSLVIFRLTGLNIDGIVGIGVALVVMWAGVGIAKDTLEPLIGEAIDPEEYDKVKHFVERYQGIEGTHDLIIHNYGPNQSMASIHAEVPNDADIEEAHELIDRIERDAVDELGILLVIHMDPIEMRDEQVMTVRGEVEAALKELDSQCSIHDLRVVNGMGQINLIFDMVVPFEYDEEEKNNLQLQLMEKLQEIDKRYQCVITMEHSYKAHV, encoded by the coding sequence ATGACGGAATTTTTAGTCAGACATTTTGTGAAAGACTATGAAGCGGTAGAAAAATCTGCGGTCCGCACTGCATATGGAGTGTTGGCGAGTATGGTGGGGATTGTTTGTAATGTATTTCTGTTTCTTGTGAAGTTTATTGTGGGGCTTTTGCTGCACAGTGTTTCTGTCACAGCAGATGCGTTTAACAACCTGTCAGATGCGGCATCTTCGATCATCAGTTTTATCGGGGTGAAGATGGCGGGCAAGCCGGCGGACAAGGAGCATCCGTTCGGACACGGAAGGATTGAATATATAGCGGCTTTGATTGTATCATTTCTGGTACTGGAAGTGGGATTTACTTTTTTGAAGGATTCTGTTTCCAAGATCAGAACCCCGGAAACCTTGAATTTTCAGTTGATTTCGGTAGTGATCCTGATTTTATCCATCGGAGTTAAGCTATGGCTCGGTGTATTTAATAAAAAGCTGGGAAAGAAGATTGATTCCAAGGTGATGATGGCAGTCTTTACAGATTCTATGGGAGATGTGATCACGACCAGTGCAACGATTTTGTCTTTGGTGATCTTCCGGCTGACCGGGCTTAATATTGATGGGATTGTGGGGATCGGAGTCGCTCTGGTAGTTATGTGGGCCGGTGTCGGAATTGCAAAAGACACGCTGGAGCCTCTGATCGGAGAAGCAATCGATCCGGAAGAATATGATAAAGTCAAGCATTTTGTAGAGCGTTATCAGGGAATTGAGGGAACTCATGATCTGATCATACATAATTACGGACCGAATCAAAGTATGGCATCCATTCATGCGGAAGTGCCAAACGACGCGGATATTGAGGAAGCCCATGAGCTGATCGATCGGATCGAACGGGATGCGGTGGATGAGCTGGGAATTCTTCTGGTGATTCATATGGATCCGATCGAGATGAGGGATGAACAGGTGATGACGGTGAGAGGAGAAGTGGAAGCCGCATTAAAGGAACTGGATTCTCAGTGCAGCATTCATGATCTGCGTGTTGTCAACGGGATGGGGCAGATCAATCTGATCTTTGATATGGTCGTACCATTTGAATATGATGAGGAAGAAAAAAATAATCTGCAGCTTCAATTGATGGAAAAGCTGCAGGAGATTGATAAAAGATATCAGTGTGTCATTACGATGGAACACAGCTATAAGGCACACGTATAA
- a CDS encoding protease complex subunit PrcB family protein produces the protein MNRKRKNKTFKIVVLWMMILSAIWLPCGCIRKKPEITGEKSAAFQLMSEREIPEELKEWMEQEKAHPFMLTYAVEQDIYAARSYGPQNKTGYQIKVDAVLEGEKTVRIQTSLLGPEKGEKTKDVVTYPYVVVKLKKTEKEILFE, from the coding sequence GTGAACAGAAAAAGAAAAAATAAAACATTCAAAATTGTGGTTTTGTGGATGATGATTCTGTCAGCGATCTGGCTGCCCTGCGGCTGTATCCGCAAAAAGCCGGAGATCACAGGGGAGAAAAGTGCAGCATTTCAGCTGATGAGTGAAAGAGAAATCCCGGAAGAACTAAAGGAATGGATGGAACAGGAGAAAGCCCATCCTTTTATGCTGACATATGCCGTGGAGCAGGATATTTACGCTGCCAGAAGCTACGGACCGCAGAATAAGACCGGATATCAGATCAAGGTCGATGCCGTCCTGGAGGGGGAAAAAACGGTGCGGATCCAGACAAGTCTTCTGGGACCGGAAAAAGGAGAGAAAACAAAGGATGTCGTAACCTATCCGTATGTGGTGGTGAAATTAAAAAAGACAGAAAAAGAAATTTTATTTGAGTAG